A single window of Acidobacteriota bacterium DNA harbors:
- a CDS encoding VOC family protein: MSKIGTVGWMDLTVENADQVKDFYAAVTGWKPSGLDMGGYEDFVMSSPETGGGVSGICHARGGNTGLPPVWLIYIYVADIEQSLAKCVELGGQAVTPIKEYAGQGRYSIIRDPAGAHCALFEATKSGK, translated from the coding sequence ATGAGCAAGATCGGTACTGTCGGTTGGATGGATTTGACGGTTGAAAACGCCGATCAGGTCAAAGACTTTTACGCTGCCGTCACCGGATGGAAGCCTTCGGGACTGGACATGGGTGGGTACGAAGATTTCGTCATGAGTTCGCCTGAAACCGGCGGTGGAGTTTCCGGTATCTGTCACGCGCGAGGTGGAAACACTGGCTTGCCGCCGGTTTGGCTGATTTACATTTACGTCGCGGACATTGAACAGAGCCTGGCGAAATGCGTTGAACTCGGCGGGCAAGCCGTTACGCCCATCAAAGAATACGCTGGCCAAGGCCGCTACTCTATCATACGCGACCCGGCGGGAGCGCATTGCGCGCTGTTTGAAGCAACAAAGTCAGGGAAGTAA
- a CDS encoding sigma-70 family RNA polymerase sigma factor, whose protein sequence is MAVENDEKEVNVPVNATHLRAIPGGKAESALDASASQVSARELESLFREHHDRVFRAAYRITGSVVDAEDVLQTVFLRLSRRSVKETINLEPSPASYLHRAAINASLDLMRQRGRTDSVSIDDVEPALSSNSKLNPENQRASNELRARVRQAISKLGDKSAEMFVLKYFEGYGNNEIAEQMGTSAMVVGVLLHRARARVKKEIGHFLEGGKA, encoded by the coding sequence ATGGCTGTGGAAAACGATGAAAAGGAGGTCAATGTGCCAGTCAATGCCACTCATTTAAGAGCTATTCCCGGCGGGAAGGCGGAAAGTGCGCTGGATGCGTCCGCCAGTCAGGTTTCGGCGCGCGAACTGGAATCGCTGTTTCGTGAACATCATGATCGCGTGTTCCGTGCCGCGTACCGAATCACAGGCAGCGTGGTGGACGCCGAAGATGTGCTGCAAACCGTCTTTTTGCGGCTCTCGCGCCGAAGCGTCAAGGAAACAATTAACCTGGAACCAAGCCCGGCGAGTTATCTGCACCGCGCCGCGATCAACGCATCATTGGATTTGATGCGACAGCGAGGTCGAACCGATTCCGTTTCGATTGACGATGTAGAGCCTGCGCTTTCGTCAAACTCAAAACTCAACCCGGAAAATCAACGCGCTTCAAACGAATTACGCGCCAGAGTCCGACAGGCAATTTCCAAGCTGGGCGATAAATCCGCAGAGATGTTCGTCCTGAAATACTTTGAAGGATATGGAAACAACGAAATCGCGGAACAAATGGGGACTTCGGCAATGGTCGTAGGCGTTTTGTTACACCGCGCGCGCGCCAGAGTCAAAAAAGAAATTGGTCATTTTTTGGAGGGAGGCAAAGCTTAG
- a CDS encoding ABC transporter ATP-binding protein: MPLEPAPIDPSHLIIFRNVSKFYGEILGVNRVNLTIAPGITSLVGPNGSGKTTLMNLMTGLIQPTRGEIRVLGVAPDDPQCLFGFVGYCGQFDSFPRGMTGYDFVYSFLLVQGHPKKEAESMTWRAIERVDLVEAAHRKVAGYSKGMRQRIRLAQSIAHEPSVIILDEPLNGLDPMAREETKRLFRQLSKDGLHLIISSHILHELEEMSDTIVLINNGYILAEGGISNVREEKMEEHPMQIMIRCDRPQEFASRVFASDSVVEAQLHEDKHGLFIKTRNADAFYLVLNRMVAENGFNVESVAPVDDNLNAVYHYLIGSSGGGQA, encoded by the coding sequence ATGCCGTTGGAACCAGCGCCGATTGATCCGAGCCATTTGATCATCTTCCGCAACGTGTCGAAGTTTTACGGCGAAATACTGGGGGTCAATCGCGTCAACCTGACCATTGCGCCGGGCATCACCAGTCTGGTTGGCCCGAACGGTTCGGGGAAAACAACGTTGATGAATTTGATGACCGGATTGATTCAGCCGACGCGCGGAGAAATCCGCGTCCTGGGCGTTGCGCCGGACGACCCACAATGTTTGTTTGGCTTTGTGGGGTATTGTGGCCAGTTCGATTCATTTCCGCGCGGAATGACCGGGTACGATTTCGTTTATTCGTTTCTGCTGGTGCAAGGCCATCCGAAGAAAGAAGCGGAATCCATGACCTGGCGAGCCATTGAGCGCGTGGATTTGGTCGAAGCCGCGCATCGCAAAGTTGCCGGATACAGCAAAGGCATGCGCCAACGCATTCGATTGGCGCAATCCATCGCCCACGAACCTTCGGTAATTATTCTGGATGAACCGCTGAACGGACTGGATCCGATGGCGCGCGAAGAAACCAAACGGCTGTTCCGCCAATTGTCCAAAGATGGATTGCACCTGATTATTTCCAGCCACATCTTGCACGAGTTGGAAGAAATGTCGGACACCATCGTGCTGATCAACAATGGCTACATTCTGGCCGAAGGCGGCATCAGCAACGTGCGCGAAGAAAAGATGGAAGAGCATCCGATGCAGATCATGATTCGCTGCGACCGTCCGCAGGAATTCGCTTCGCGCGTTTTCGCCAGCGATTCCGTCGTCGAAGCGCAACTGCACGAAGACAAACATGGGTTGTTCATCAAAACGCGCAACGCCGATGCGTTTTACCTAGTATTGAATCGTATGGTTGCCGAAAACGGGTTCAACGTGGAATCGGTGGCTCCGGTGGATGACAATTTGAACGCCGTGTATCACTACCTGATCGGATCGAGCGGAGGAGGTCAGGCTTGA
- a CDS encoding ABC transporter ATP-binding protein: MTPVIELDNLRITFGKREILHNIKGELHGRCIGLLGPNGAGKTTLIHSLLGFHAPSAGTARIFGKDIRTEAKDIRTVIGYMPERDSFIANLTCVHFVRLMAELSGLPSEAALERAHEALFYVGLGEARYRQLGTYSLGMKQLAKLAQAIVHGPQLIFLDEPTNGLDPPARNRMLELIREVRDSGKASIVLSSHLLHDVEECCDEILILKDGHIAANCNLEEERRANKQFVELETRNGTQAFVDAVGRLGCEYAEAGFQRLKLVMTNGMEVRDLYKIAAEQNVQIRRLNYKRDSLEDIFMKAMEQ; the protein is encoded by the coding sequence ATGACTCCAGTGATCGAACTCGACAATTTGCGCATCACATTCGGAAAGCGCGAAATCCTGCACAACATCAAAGGCGAATTGCACGGGCGCTGCATCGGCCTGTTGGGGCCAAACGGCGCGGGCAAAACTACGCTGATTCACAGTTTGCTGGGTTTTCACGCGCCTTCGGCGGGCACGGCGCGCATTTTCGGCAAAGACATTCGCACCGAAGCCAAGGACATTCGCACGGTCATCGGTTACATGCCGGAACGCGATTCGTTCATCGCCAATCTGACCTGCGTGCATTTTGTCCGCTTGATGGCGGAACTTTCCGGTTTGCCCTCCGAAGCAGCGCTGGAACGCGCGCACGAAGCATTGTTTTATGTGGGATTGGGCGAAGCGCGGTATCGCCAGCTCGGAACTTATTCGCTGGGCATGAAGCAACTGGCGAAACTCGCCCAAGCCATCGTTCACGGCCCGCAACTGATTTTCCTGGACGAACCCACCAACGGGCTTGATCCGCCGGCGCGAAACCGAATGCTGGAACTGATTCGCGAAGTCCGCGACAGCGGCAAAGCTTCCATCGTGCTGTCATCGCATTTGCTGCACGATGTGGAAGAATGTTGCGATGAAATTCTGATTTTGAAAGACGGTCACATTGCGGCCAACTGCAACCTGGAAGAAGAGCGTCGCGCCAACAAACAGTTCGTCGAATTGGAAACCCGCAACGGAACACAGGCATTTGTTGACGCGGTTGGACGGCTCGGCTGCGAATACGCCGAGGCTGGATTCCAGCGGTTGAAGCTCGTCATGACCAACGGCATGGAAGTCCGCGATCTGTACAAAATCGCCGCCGAACAGAACGTCCAAATTCGCCGGTTGAATTATAAGAGGGATTCGCTGGAAGATATTTTCATGAAAGCGATGGAGCAGTAG
- a CDS encoding prolyl oligopeptidase family serine peptidase, translated as MLKRFSILLFSLALLLSANTALAQTPVLDRELFFGDPEVSGAQLSPDGKFMAFIKPYKGTRNIWVKKTDEPFNAAKPVTDDQRRPVANYFWSRDGKYILFSQDKGGDENFNVYAVNPAAPPVAGREVPAARNLTDLQGIRAFIYSVPKSDPDAIFAGLNDRDNSWHDLYKIQISSGKRTLIRQNDDHVSGWLFDQKDQLRLATRTADNGDTEILTVGKNDLKKIYSCNVFETCAPIRFNKDNRRVYMMTNRGSDDLIRLVLFDLETQVTESVEIDPLKRVDFGGPIFSDLTDELIATSYEDERTRIYWRDKEYEADYKLLQSKLPNRDISFDSSTADEKLWKISASSDAEPGEAYLFDRTTKKLTLQYRVFDKLPREHLAEMKSISYASSDGLQISAYLTLPKGSTGKNLPMIVFPHGGPWARDSWGFNPYAQFLANRGYAVLQPNFRSSVGYGKKFLNAGNKQWGDKMQDDLTWGVKAMVAQGVADPKRVGIMGGSYGGYATLAGLAFTPDVYAAGVSIVGPSNLITLLASIPPYWEAGRKIFNERMGDPSTSEGRAQLERQSPLNSANKIKAPLLVVQGANDPRVKKAESDQIVTALRDRGFAVEYIVAPDEGHGFARPVNNMAMLAAAEKFLAKHLGGRFQEGATPEVAARLKEITVDVKTVEKPKTISAAGVTTPKPAVDLKPVKLNYKAKLELGGQTIEMTTSTEIKEQGGAWLASEVAKTPQGEVSDTTLIEKGSLVMTKRSIKQGPLTIDVDFKANKASGAIIVNGESRAIAADTGGALFADGAGAYSVVGALPLADGYSATFRNFDLQKQTTTLKQLKVIGSEKVTVPAGSFDAFKVEITSAEGDPGKTTVWIAKTNRNLIKIVAVVPQNGAMITSELVQ; from the coding sequence ATGCTCAAAAGATTTTCGATCCTATTGTTCAGCCTGGCCTTGTTGCTGTCGGCAAACACTGCCTTGGCGCAAACGCCAGTGCTCGACCGCGAACTGTTTTTCGGCGACCCGGAAGTTTCCGGCGCGCAGTTGTCGCCCGACGGCAAATTCATGGCCTTCATCAAACCATACAAAGGTACGCGCAACATCTGGGTCAAAAAAACTGACGAACCATTCAACGCCGCCAAACCCGTCACAGACGATCAGAGACGGCCTGTTGCCAATTACTTTTGGAGCCGCGACGGGAAATACATTCTCTTTTCCCAGGACAAGGGCGGGGATGAAAATTTCAATGTGTACGCCGTCAACCCGGCAGCGCCGCCTGTCGCCGGACGCGAAGTTCCAGCGGCGCGCAATTTGACGGACTTGCAAGGCATTCGCGCATTCATCTATTCCGTTCCGAAAAGCGATCCGGATGCCATCTTCGCCGGGCTGAACGACCGCGATAATTCCTGGCACGATTTGTACAAAATCCAAATTTCCAGCGGAAAGCGAACCTTGATTCGCCAGAACGACGATCACGTCAGCGGATGGTTGTTTGACCAGAAAGACCAGCTTCGATTGGCGACGCGAACCGCGGACAACGGCGATACGGAAATTCTGACCGTCGGCAAAAACGACCTGAAGAAAATTTATTCCTGCAATGTGTTTGAAACCTGCGCGCCGATTCGATTCAACAAAGACAACCGGCGCGTTTACATGATGACCAATCGTGGGTCGGATGATTTGATCCGATTGGTGCTGTTTGACCTGGAAACGCAGGTCACCGAATCGGTCGAAATAGATCCGTTAAAGCGCGTGGATTTCGGCGGGCCGATTTTTTCGGATCTCACCGACGAACTGATTGCCACCAGCTACGAAGACGAACGCACGCGCATTTACTGGCGCGACAAGGAATACGAAGCCGATTACAAACTGCTGCAAAGCAAATTGCCCAACCGCGACATTTCCTTTGATTCTTCAACCGCCGATGAAAAGCTGTGGAAAATTTCGGCCAGCAGCGACGCGGAACCCGGCGAAGCGTACCTGTTTGATCGAACGACTAAAAAATTGACGCTGCAATATCGCGTGTTCGACAAACTGCCGCGCGAACACCTGGCGGAAATGAAATCTATCTCTTACGCCTCTTCCGACGGATTGCAGATTTCGGCGTATCTAACCTTACCGAAAGGCTCGACTGGAAAAAATTTGCCGATGATTGTTTTCCCGCACGGCGGCCCGTGGGCGCGGGATTCGTGGGGCTTCAATCCTTACGCGCAGTTTCTGGCCAATCGTGGGTACGCGGTGTTGCAACCCAATTTCCGCAGTTCCGTCGGTTACGGCAAAAAATTCCTCAATGCCGGGAACAAACAGTGGGGCGACAAAATGCAGGACGATTTGACTTGGGGCGTCAAGGCGATGGTTGCGCAAGGCGTTGCCGATCCGAAACGCGTCGGCATTATGGGCGGCAGTTACGGCGGATATGCGACGCTGGCCGGGTTGGCGTTCACGCCGGATGTTTACGCCGCCGGAGTTTCCATCGTCGGGCCGTCGAATCTGATCACCTTGCTGGCTTCGATTCCGCCGTACTGGGAAGCCGGGCGAAAAATCTTCAACGAACGCATGGGTGACCCTTCAACCAGCGAAGGCCGCGCGCAATTGGAACGGCAATCTCCGCTGAATTCCGCCAACAAAATCAAAGCGCCGCTGCTGGTGGTTCAGGGTGCAAACGATCCGCGAGTCAAAAAAGCGGAATCCGATCAGATTGTCACCGCGCTTCGCGACAGAGGATTTGCGGTGGAATACATCGTCGCGCCGGATGAAGGCCACGGATTTGCGCGCCCGGTGAACAACATGGCGATGCTCGCTGCTGCTGAAAAATTTCTGGCCAAACATCTGGGCGGACGTTTTCAGGAAGGCGCAACGCCGGAAGTCGCCGCGCGGTTAAAAGAAATCACCGTGGACGTAAAAACCGTCGAAAAACCCAAAACGATTTCGGCGGCTGGGGTGACAACGCCGAAACCCGCCGTTGATTTGAAACCCGTCAAACTGAATTACAAGGCCAAGCTGGAACTCGGTGGCCAGACAATCGAAATGACCACCAGCACTGAAATCAAAGAACAAGGCGGCGCCTGGTTGGCCAGCGAAGTCGCCAAAACGCCGCAGGGCGAAGTCAGTGACACCACCTTGATCGAAAAAGGCTCGCTGGTGATGACCAAACGCTCCATCAAACAGGGGCCGTTGACAATAGATGTGGATTTCAAAGCCAACAAAGCCAGCGGCGCAATCATCGTCAACGGCGAATCCCGCGCGATTGCCGCCGACACTGGAGGCGCGCTGTTTGCTGACGGAGCCGGCGCCTATTCCGTCGTCGGAGCCTTGCCGTTGGCCGACGGGTATTCCGCGACCTTTCGGAATTTCGACCTGCAAAAACAAACGACAACCTTGAAGCAATTGAAAGTCATTGGTTCGGAAAAAGTGACTGTTCCGGCGGGAAGTTTCGACGCCTTTAAGGTTGAAATTACTTCTGCGGAAGGCGATCCGGGCAAAACCACCGTCTGGATCGCTAAAACCAATCGCAATTTGATCAAAATTGTCGCCGTCGTTCCGCAAAATGGCGCGATGATTACTTCAGAGTTAGTCCAATAA
- a CDS encoding SpoIIE family protein phosphatase: MQRSAQLKIINRFGVTRFLPLDKPVFTIGRKAENDLQLLSDTVSRQHAEIKYEDDTYYLIDVGSKRGTYVNDQRIERCALHHQDRLRVGGDDEQQIIFLDDTVENASAIFNSSPNLTLSPPSKDRSPAASANEELQKLARFVEVNQAFKFSMTPDDVLLLIVDAAIEITQADRGFLMLLNAQGNLEFKVARDHNRNSLVGNDFEMSRSVVEESFKQNRSVIINDSKVTMAGLPRDSVRNLSLRSIACIPLRRFQMTENMDATTILKRDVIGVLYVDSSVSGGTLTQTSLKLLESLAFEATKSLESVRLMHEEAEKKNLEVELGMAREVQVALSPSAIKTEDHFEVAASSVPSRYVGGDFYDLIPLKDGRFVFVLGDVSGKGVAAALLAAMAQGALQVQFASNLPLTEVISSVNKVLAHRSESNRFITLFCAVLDREGHFTYINAGHNLPILARTSGETEMLTTKSVLLGAFDFIEYKPLQTRLNAGDVVVIYTDGVTEAVNADNEMFSDERLEALVKASVQLSAEQIKQRILDEVLSFTRGLPQGDDITLIVLKLKK; the protein is encoded by the coding sequence ATGCAAAGGTCGGCGCAATTGAAGATCATCAACCGGTTTGGCGTGACGCGGTTTTTGCCGCTGGACAAACCTGTTTTCACCATCGGACGCAAAGCGGAAAACGATCTGCAACTATTGTCCGATACGGTTTCGCGCCAACACGCTGAGATCAAATACGAAGACGATACGTATTACCTGATTGATGTCGGCAGCAAACGCGGCACTTACGTCAACGATCAACGCATTGAACGGTGCGCATTGCATCACCAGGATCGGTTGCGTGTTGGCGGAGATGACGAACAGCAAATCATTTTTCTGGACGACACGGTCGAAAACGCTTCGGCCATTTTTAACAGCAGCCCCAACCTGACGCTTTCTCCTCCGTCAAAAGATCGCAGCCCGGCGGCTTCCGCCAACGAAGAATTGCAAAAGCTGGCTCGTTTTGTCGAGGTCAATCAGGCGTTCAAGTTTTCGATGACGCCCGACGATGTGCTGCTGTTGATCGTTGATGCAGCCATTGAAATCACCCAGGCCGACCGGGGTTTTTTGATGCTGCTGAATGCGCAGGGGAATCTGGAATTCAAAGTCGCCCGCGACCATAATCGAAACTCTCTGGTCGGCAATGATTTTGAAATGAGCCGTTCGGTCGTCGAAGAATCCTTCAAACAAAACCGCAGCGTCATCATCAATGACAGCAAGGTGACCATGGCCGGTTTGCCGCGCGACAGCGTTCGGAACCTCAGTCTTCGTTCCATCGCCTGCATCCCGCTGCGCAGATTCCAGATGACCGAAAACATGGACGCCACGACCATCTTGAAACGGGATGTGATCGGCGTGCTGTATGTGGACAGCAGCGTTTCGGGCGGAACACTGACGCAAACCAGCTTGAAGTTATTGGAATCATTGGCGTTCGAGGCCACAAAATCCCTGGAAAGCGTCCGGCTGATGCACGAAGAAGCCGAGAAGAAAAATCTGGAAGTGGAGTTGGGCATGGCGCGCGAAGTCCAGGTTGCGTTGTCGCCTTCGGCCATCAAGACGGAGGATCATTTTGAAGTCGCCGCCAGCAGCGTCCCGTCACGATATGTGGGAGGCGATTTTTACGATTTGATTCCCTTGAAAGACGGGCGCTTCGTGTTCGTGCTGGGCGATGTTTCCGGCAAAGGGGTTGCCGCTGCGTTGTTGGCTGCAATGGCGCAGGGAGCCTTACAGGTTCAATTCGCCAGCAATCTGCCGCTGACGGAAGTCATCAGCAGCGTTAACAAAGTGCTGGCGCATCGTTCGGAATCCAACCGATTCATCACGCTATTTTGCGCCGTGCTCGACCGCGAAGGCCATTTCACTTATATCAACGCCGGTCACAACCTGCCCATCCTGGCCCGCACGTCGGGCGAAACGGAAATGCTGACGACGAAATCCGTGCTGCTCGGCGCGTTCGATTTCATCGAATACAAACCGTTGCAAACCCGGCTCAACGCTGGCGATGTCGTCGTGATTTACACCGACGGCGTGACCGAAGCTGTCAACGCCGACAATGAAATGTTTAGCGACGAACGACTGGAAGCATTGGTCAAAGCCAGCGTCCAATTGAGCGCCGAACAAATCAAACAACGTATCCTGGATGAAGTCCTCAGCTTCACGCGCGGCCTGCCTCAAGGCGACGACATTACATTGATTGTGTTGAAACTCAAAAAATGA
- a CDS encoding STAS domain-containing protein: MEIQIRTTGKVTIIDLAGNLTIGKSEESLRDMVKQLIAEERTMLLLNLASVPTIDSSGIGAMIKSFTSVQEANGKLKVLKPSRMAYQLLSITGLLSVLETFEDEKTAISSF, translated from the coding sequence ATGGAAATACAGATCAGAACCACTGGCAAAGTCACCATTATTGATTTGGCCGGGAATCTGACCATCGGCAAAAGTGAAGAAAGTTTGCGCGACATGGTCAAACAACTGATCGCTGAAGAACGAACCATGCTGTTGCTGAATTTAGCCAGCGTGCCAACCATTGACAGTTCCGGCATCGGCGCGATGATCAAATCATTCACCAGCGTTCAGGAAGCCAACGGCAAACTGAAGGTGCTGAAACCTTCGCGCATGGCGTATCAGCTTCTTTCAATTACTGGCCTGCTTTCTGTGCTCGAAACCTTCGAAGACGAAAAAACGGCGATTTCATCCTTTTAA
- a CDS encoding FecR domain-containing protein: MKHTDRELNTILDDTTSEIRSEKLDSAIVAGAAQRVWTRLAGEQAAAEAGVAPVEHIRNCDDFRSLIPVYLQGQLSSARTMLLEDHTRECLPCRKALKEARHGRQSSWQLESQKAKVTASNRRMATIRWAVAAVVVVGLGLFAWPSAQRFVNSFRTLNAIVEAANGNVYRVTENSTQALKPGEQVKRGDHIRTAKNSAAIVKLADGSRIEMRERSEFSVTNGSGGTTINLDRGQVIVEAAKQRDGKLFVATDDSLVSVTGTIFSVNNGTKGARVSVIEGEVHVDHAGKDDVLHAGQQITTHQSVEKISVQDEIAWSRNSDRYIKMLDEVRSQIDQFVAMPGNRYSTRLLDLMPENTVLYVAIPNISETLAQANQILQDNLAKNPELNEWYAKEQRQSRGRSGLNQAIEMAREFGSYFGDEIAVAAEANANGNGPSEPIILAEVKDAGAFRSFLESKTAQLSEGKDGLQIVDDPMAVGINNNKFYVWITQGLVAASPRIESLRKVETQMKAATKPFAANPFHKHIASLYQEGAGLVIAADLEKFIGSAITHQSQKQELSENRKGAGRDAAVMGQLGLLDLRYFVVELKQKDGQPFNRAVVSYKQNQHGLTSWLAAPGPMGALEFISPDANVVGAFVVQEPTAVVDDLLNALKTADPDAWQKVMDFQNDQGISLREDVAAPLGGEYAFAIDGPVLPTPSWKAIFQVDDQAHLQTTLERTVEKLNAELVNHGKQALVWNRTDVSGRTFYELKSPDVSLVSLNYAYAYGYLIAAPSRALVENAINYKESGRTLLASSKFQASLPADKQANFSAMVYQNVSSLLQPAAKLIGNAGPKEASKAVKNFLGNKAGLAYVYALGDKMVLSINSEKGPIGLTPSDLLGLPGSSGLGSIFRGITSGEAQERQPVERKVGKELREITR; this comes from the coding sequence ATGAAACATACGGACAGAGAGCTAAACACAATTTTGGATGACACAACGTCGGAAATCCGTAGTGAAAAGCTGGATTCGGCAATTGTCGCCGGAGCCGCGCAACGCGTTTGGACTCGATTGGCTGGGGAACAGGCCGCTGCTGAAGCGGGCGTCGCGCCGGTTGAACACATTCGCAATTGCGACGATTTCCGTTCGCTGATTCCCGTTTATTTGCAAGGCCAGCTTTCCAGCGCCCGCACCATGCTGCTGGAAGACCACACGCGCGAATGTTTGCCTTGCCGCAAAGCATTGAAAGAAGCGCGCCACGGTCGCCAATCGTCCTGGCAATTGGAATCCCAAAAGGCCAAAGTCACCGCCAGCAACCGGCGTATGGCGACGATTCGATGGGCGGTTGCGGCCGTAGTGGTCGTTGGCTTGGGATTGTTTGCCTGGCCATCGGCACAGCGATTCGTCAATTCATTCCGCACACTGAACGCGATTGTCGAAGCCGCGAACGGAAACGTGTACCGCGTGACGGAAAATTCGACTCAGGCGTTGAAACCCGGCGAACAGGTCAAACGCGGCGACCATATTCGCACCGCAAAGAATTCGGCGGCCATTGTCAAACTGGCTGACGGTTCGCGGATCGAGATGCGTGAGCGGTCGGAGTTTTCCGTCACCAACGGTTCCGGCGGTACCACGATCAACCTGGATCGCGGCCAGGTCATTGTCGAAGCCGCCAAACAACGCGACGGCAAGCTATTTGTCGCGACGGACGATTCGCTGGTTTCCGTCACCGGAACGATCTTTTCGGTCAACAACGGAACCAAAGGCGCTCGCGTGTCGGTGATCGAAGGCGAAGTCCACGTTGACCACGCGGGCAAAGACGATGTGTTGCACGCGGGCCAGCAAATCACCACACACCAAAGCGTCGAGAAAATCTCGGTTCAAGATGAAATCGCCTGGAGCCGCAATTCCGACCGTTACATCAAGATGCTGGACGAAGTCCGTTCACAAATTGATCAGTTTGTGGCCATGCCGGGTAACCGATACTCGACGCGATTGCTCGATTTGATGCCGGAAAACACTGTGCTTTACGTGGCGATTCCGAATATCAGCGAAACGCTGGCGCAAGCCAACCAGATTCTGCAAGACAATCTGGCCAAGAATCCGGAACTGAACGAATGGTACGCCAAAGAACAGCGTCAATCGCGTGGCCGTTCCGGACTGAACCAGGCGATTGAAATGGCGCGCGAATTCGGCAGCTATTTTGGCGACGAAATCGCCGTCGCCGCGGAAGCCAACGCCAACGGCAATGGCCCCAGTGAACCGATCATCTTGGCAGAAGTCAAAGACGCGGGTGCATTCCGCAGCTTCCTGGAAAGCAAAACGGCTCAGTTGAGCGAGGGTAAGGACGGCTTGCAGATTGTTGACGACCCGATGGCCGTTGGCATCAATAACAATAAGTTTTACGTTTGGATCACACAAGGGTTGGTGGCGGCTTCGCCACGCATCGAATCCTTGAGAAAGGTCGAAACGCAGATGAAGGCCGCTACCAAACCGTTTGCGGCTAACCCGTTCCACAAACACATCGCCAGTTTGTATCAAGAAGGTGCAGGTTTGGTGATTGCCGCCGACCTGGAAAAATTCATCGGCTCGGCAATTACCCATCAATCTCAAAAGCAAGAACTGAGCGAAAACCGGAAAGGCGCTGGTCGCGACGCCGCAGTGATGGGACAACTCGGTTTGCTCGATCTGCGCTATTTTGTCGTCGAACTGAAGCAGAAAGACGGTCAGCCGTTCAATCGCGCTGTGGTCAGTTACAAACAAAATCAGCATGGGTTGACTTCGTGGTTGGCGGCTCCGGGGCCGATGGGCGCGCTGGAATTCATTTCGCCTGATGCCAATGTTGTCGGCGCATTCGTGGTGCAGGAACCAACCGCCGTGGTGGATGATTTGCTGAATGCGCTGAAGACAGCCGATCCGGACGCCTGGCAAAAAGTGATGGATTTCCAGAACGACCAGGGCATCAGTCTTCGCGAAGACGTTGCGGCTCCGCTCGGCGGCGAATACGCCTTCGCGATTGACGGACCTGTGCTGCCCACGCCTTCGTGGAAAGCCATTTTCCAAGTGGACGATCAAGCTCATCTGCAAACAACGCTGGAGCGCACGGTGGAAAAACTCAACGCCGAATTGGTCAACCACGGCAAACAGGCGTTGGTGTGGAACCGTACGGACGTCAGCGGACGCACATTCTACGAACTGAAATCGCCGGACGTATCGCTGGTTTCGCTGAATTACGCGTACGCCTACGGGTACCTGATCGCAGCGCCCAGCCGCGCGCTGGTCGAAAACGCGATCAACTACAAGGAATCCGGTCGCACGCTGCTGGCTTCGTCGAAGTTCCAGGCATCATTGCCCGCGGACAAACAAGCCAACTTTTCGGCGATGGTTTATCAGAACGTCAGTTCGCTGCTGCAACCCGCCGCGAAGCTGATCGGCAATGCCGGCCCGAAAGAAGCCAGCAAAGCGGTCAAGAACTTCCTGGGCAACAAAGCCGGTTTGGCTTATGTCTACGCGCTCGGCGACAAGATGGTACTTTCGATCAACAGCGAAAAAGGCCCGATCGGTTTAACGCCGTCCGACCTGTTGGGTTTGCCGGGTTCGTCCGGACTGGGAAGCATCTTCCGGGGCATCACCTCCGGAGAAGCGCAAGAACGGCAACCGGTCGAAAGAAAGGTCGGCAAGGAACTTCGAGAAATCACCCGATAA